AAGAAAAActgataatattaaaattaaagacGGTTTGAATTATTCCTACTCTATTTTagtaacaaaattaatattaaaaacaaattaacatttttttttcaAACGCCAACCCCTCAATCTGTTACCCTAATTTATGCCACTTCTTCATCCGTAATTTTAGTAATCCATTTTTCAAATTCTAGGTTAGTGTTCTTAATCATTTGGTCTGGTGTTCATTCCATTTTTTGTGTCGTTCAACAAGATTATGAATCAGGATCAAAAATCCATCTGACAATCCAGTATCAGAAAAAGGAAAAATGAATCGGACTCGAACAAAGAAAATTGTTCAATCAATCGAAAACATGAATCTAATCATGGAGAAAATAATATCGACAACAATCCTGGTATGTATTCGATTAAAAGGGACTATAATTATATGTATCGGTACATAATCATCAACTAATTTCTATAGTTAGAATTGTGTTGTTTTCTTAATTGTGTAACCAGGTTTATTCTGCCAACATTATATTCTAATTATGTTCTTTTCGTAGATTATTTTTCATGATAATATGTACTATATATGTAACTGATATCAGTATCTGTCAGTCAAATACATCATGTGAACTTTTAATAGAAATCCACACAATTAACCTACTAACTATTTTTTTACTCACATCTTTACAAATGCAGGAAATCAATTTGGTACAACTGTTACACCGATGAACAAAGCGTTAAGAAAAAAACAGTTAAAGGTTGAAACTCCAGAGGATAGAAGATTGCAGAATTCATGTAAAAGTCCACTATCCACGATAGGTATAAGATTCATTATACTATTTACTCAACATTCTGTTAAAGTTTtagagaattattattttatttaacttATTCCATGATCAATCATATAGGAAAAAATTAAGACTCACTAATACACTCATTGTTTGGTTTATTACCTTTTAAACCTACCTATTTTGATTATAGAAATTATTCttttttaaaaatttatatcaCTAACAGTTGTCTTATACTGTCTTATTGATTTGAATGTGAATCATTTATGCAGGTTCAAACAGTCCACTAGGTATCTCTAATATTGATAGTGTGAATTCAACCTCTACTACTAAAACAAAACGGATTGGACGCCCACCAAAATACAAACTTTCGCCATCCGATACTATTCCATTCAGCttagaaaatataaataaaaacgcTGGTAATTCTTATTATCTCATTTTCTGTCATTCAACTACAATTATTAAACCGGCATTACTTTGTATGTTCTCattttaaaagtattgaatacaaaTGTGTTTTGTTACATTgtgtgtttttaatttttatttctttATTGTATGTCTAGGTTCTTTATCTCAACCATCATCTTCTGCCGGAAATATCGCAACCAAGAGTTCTTCTCAGTTACACACTATCAGAAGTCCGTTGTCTGACATAACCAAAAGTATGTATTCGTAATTATGTCAATTATTTCGTAATACTAAttctatttttaatatacataGACAAATATATATTAACATAATTCAATGTTTTACATGTTATTAATAGGTCATGGTAACACATCATACGTTACACCTGGAAAAAAAAAATTAGGAAGAAATCCTAAATATGTATTGCAAAATACATTTGGTAACCAAGAACTTCCTATTAAGCAAGAATTAACCGTCAAACGTAGAGGAAGACCACCAAAGTACAAATTTTCTGATGAAGAAATGATACCGTTAGATTTACCAGATGGTATGAATGACAACACAATaggagatgatgatgataataagaaGTTTTCTGGAAGAAGTCTTGGTAATTAaagaaaaattcaaaaataaactgttttgttaattttttttacatTTACCAAAAAATATTCATTCATACTTTGTTTTGTGTATATATACTAACATATAAATCTTACAGAATATAGAGACCTTGGTGATCCTATATATATATGCACTTCATGCAAAGCACGATTGTGGAAATCTGAAGCAATGCGAGGCAATCCTTCTTTTACAAGAAAAGCTTATTCTTTATGTTGTTTAAATGATAAAGTCGAACTACCACCTTTGAATGATCCGCCACAGTTGTTATTAGATCTATTTACTGGTCAAAGCGAACATGGCAAAAATTTTATGGAGAATATACGGCGGTATAACATGATATTCAGTTTTACATCGATTGGTGGCAAAATTGACCATTCTATCAACAACGGCAACGGTCCTTATGTATATCGTATGCAAGGTCAAAATTATCATCTGGTAGGTAGCTTACTGCCCGAGCCTGGTCAAGATCCACGATTCTGCCAACTATATATCTATGACACTGGAAATGAAGTAGATAACCGCATTAATTCATACGGGTATAACATTATTTTCTTTATCATTGCCAGATTATTTACTCTTTATACTACCAACTACTATAAACCAATAACTAACCATGGCTGcttttattttttaaataataataaattattactGATATATGCTTTATTTTTCATTACAGTAACGGAAGTTCCAAATCAACGTCAAACCAAAACTCATTGCTTCCGAACACAGTACACCGTTTGAAAGGTTTGCTTGACCATGTTAATCCGTTGGTTAAAAAATTTCGTATGGCAAGAGATCGGTTAGACATGGACGAAGATGAACCGATACAAATCAAACTAATTGGTAGCCGAGCACAAGATGGACGAACTTATAATTTACCAACTGCAAATGAAGTTGCTGCAATAATAATTGGAGATATTGATGGATCTTGTGATAAACGTGACATTGTATTGGATCACCGTAGAAAGGGATTAAGACGTATAAGTGAGCTTCAACCGTCTTATTTAGCACTACAGTATCCACTATTATTTCCCTACGCTCAAGATGGTTACAGAGTAGATATACTCCATAAGGGTGTTGAAATAGAGGACGCTACTGGACATGCACGTCTCACTTTACGTGAATTTTTTGCTTATCGATTACAAATGAGAGTAGGCGAAAAGTCTTTGATTCTAATGTCAAGAAAACTTTTACAGCAGTTCATGGTAGATGCTTATACTATGGTCGAGAATACAAGGCTGCATTACATCAGGAACAATCAGAAAGCATTCAGAGTTGCTCAAATCTCCAGTTTGCACGAAGCACAAGAAACTGGAAATTATGATGTTTCAGCTATGGGCACACGGATAACACTTCCTTCTTCTTTTACGGGCGGAGCAAGATATATGTATGCAAACTATATGGATGCTATGGCTATTGTTCGATCATTTGGTCCACCTGACCTTTTTATCACTTTAACGTCTAATCCAAAATGGCCTGAAGTTCTTCGTGTTTTGGCGCCTTTGAATCTAAACCGAGAAGATAGGCCAGATATTGTTACACGCGTATTTAAAATGAAACTAGATTCTTTGTACGATCAAATCAAAGATGAAAAGATGTTCGGATATCTTAGAGGAGGTATTTTTTCAAGCATCTACTATTAAATGTTCATTTATACAACTATCTATTatacattagttaattaatttatgaCATACAAGTCTAAGTTGAATAATTGTTTTCCATTTTCAAAAAATATCAGGTTTATATGTTATAGAATTTCAGAAACGTGGGTTACCTCATGTCCACATGATATTATGGCTTGACAAAACAGAAGCCACACCAAACGCTTCAGAAATTGACAGATTTATTAGTGCTGAAATACCAGATAAAGATGAGGATCCAGAACTGTATTCTTTAGTTTCAGATTTTATGATGCATGGACCGTGCGGAGAGAAACATAAAGAATGTCCATGCATGCGAAGCGGTACTTGCTCGAAAGGATTTCCAAAGGATTTCACAAATGAGAGCCACTTTGACGCAGATGGTTTCCCTGTATACAAACGCCGTAATGATGGTAATTTTATTATGAAAAAAGGAGAAAAGCTAGACAACAGGTTGGTTTACACATACAAACTGCAGAACTACAatacttttatttttatcatttaaacCTTTTCTAAATTCCTACAAATCCTGTTAGCCTGATTTTAACTTGCATTCTAATTGTTCTACCATTTTTAACTTACAGGCACGTAGTTGGTTATAATAAATCACTACTCAGACAGTACCAAGCACACATGAATATTGAATGGTGTAACCAGTTCGGATCCATAAAGTATCTGTTCAAGTATATCAACAAAGGTCCAGACAGAATATCTGCTCAATTTCATGCTAATAACAACAATTCTGCAAATAATAGCGCAAATCAAGCCCAAACGACAACCACTGTTAGGGATGAGATTAATGAGTATTATAGCTGTCGTTACCTATCTGCATGTGAGGCCGCTTGGCGAATATTCAACTACGAGATAGTATTCAGATCCCCGGCAGTGTACAGGCTATCTTTTCATCTACCTAATCAACAACCAATTGTATATGATGGTGATGACTGTATGGAACAAGTTATTAACAAACCTTCAGTCGGCGCTTCTCAATTCATTGAGTGGATGAAATACAATGAAGAGAATCCTGATGGAAGACAGTACACTTATGTTGAATTTCCTCGCCATTATGTTTGGAATGCAACACCAAGAAAGTGGTCAAAGAGACAAGGACAGAAAACTGTTGCCCGATTACATTATGTTCATCCGAAATCAGGCGAGGCGTACTACTTACGTATCATGCTCAATAAGGTGAGAGGACCAACATGTTATGAAGACTTGCGAACTGTCGATGGTATAATTTATGATACCTTCAAGGAAGCTTGCTATGCAATGGGACTAttagatgatgataaagaatacaTTGCTTCTATTAAAGAGGTCCACCAATGGTCAACATGGAACGCATGTCGGTCTCATTTTGTTTCATTAATTACCACTGACAGTATCACGTTCCCTGATCGTGTTTGGAAAGAAACTTGTGACCTCCTGTCTGACGATCTTGCTAGAGAAGTACCAGAACGTCTCAAATCCAATGGTACATAATTATTACATTTTTACTACAATAACTTTTACAAGGTTGTCATTTATCTATAAATtgaattaaactaaaatataatatttttattgtaGATCCAGAGACATTTAGACGTGTCCTACACAACATTGCACTTTCGAGAATTGAAAAGGACCTTAATAGTGCAGGTTACAGCTTGCGTAACATACCTAATATGCCTTTTCCAGATCTCGAATTTGTATAGTCATCACTAAACATGCTTATACAAGATGAGATCGCTTACGACATACAGAGTTTAAATGAAGAGCATCAAAATCTGAAATCTACTATGACTGACGAACAGAACGTTGTGTACGATACAATTGTTGATGCTGTCTATAATGATAAAGGTGGTCTATTTTTCCTTTACGGATACGGTGGCACTGGAAAAACATTCGTTTGGAAAACACTAGCTGCGGCTATTCGTTCTCGTGGAGACATTGTCATAAATGTAGCCTCAAGTGGTATTGCAGCATTACTTCTTACTGGTGGTAGAACAGCACATTCACGGTTTGCAATTCCTATCAACGTATTGGAAGATTCTTTCTGTTCAATTCAGAAAAATAGTGACTTAGCCGCTCTATTGAACAAAGCAAAATTAATCATATGGGATGAAGCACCTATGATGCATAAACACTGTTTCGAGGCTTTTGACAGAACAATGCGCGACATCATAGTTTCTCCTAACAGATCTTCTCCATTTGGTGGTAAAGTAGTTGTTTTTGGTGGTGATTTTAGACAGATCCTTCCTGTAATACAGAGAGGTACAAGATCTGAAATTGTGCATGCATCACTTCATTCTTCTGATTTATGGAGACATTGTAAGGTCTTGAAGTTAACTAAAAACATGCGACTAAGAACGGATATGAATGATACTGATCAACAACAAATCAGGGATTTTGCTGATTGGATTTTAAAGATTGGTGAGGGCAAAATCAACGAGCCAAATGATGGTGAAGCAGATGTTGAATTTCCTATGGAAATGTTGTTAAAAACAAATGGTAATGCAATCAGTACTATTGTAAACTCAACATATCCGGAGATCCTTGATCACTTAGGTGACGGAAATTTTTTCAGCTCGAAAGCTATTCTTGCTCCCACCAACGAAGAAGTAGATTCAATAAATGACCACATTTTGTCTTCTATAGATGATGAGGAACGGGTCTTCTTAAGCTCTGATAGTCTAACACCAGATGAAGAGAATGACACTTGGGCTCAACAAGTTTACTCACCTGAAGTATTGAATGGACTTAAAGTACCTGGTGTACCTAACCATAGATTAACTCTAAAATGTGGTGTACCTATAATGTTACTTCGTAACATGGATCAATCAAAAGGGTTATGTAATGGTACAAGACTATTGGTTGAGCGTATTGGGGATCATACAATAGAAGCTCGAATCATTACCGGCCACTTCTTTGGCAACTTAGCTTACATTTCTCGAATGGTGATTGCACCTACTGATCGAAAGATTGCAGTCAAGTTTCAACGACGCCAATTTCCAATTACTGTTTGTTTCGCAATGACAATAAACAAAAGTCAAGGTCAATCATTGTCAAATGTTGGTTTATACCTACGCAAACCAGTGTTCTCTCACGGACAGTTGTATGTTGCAATCTCTCGAGTCACCAGCAAAAAAGGTTTGAAGGCTGTCATATTAGATGACAAGGGAAAAGACACCAATATAACAAAAAACGTGGTTTACAAAGAAGTTCTGTGCTCCATATAAATCAAAGgtattattttaacattaagttTGTTTATTTCGTTTTAACATCAAAATTACAACTGtaatacatttatatacatttttatgtGCAGATACGCAACTCAGGAACAACCTTAGTTAATACACtctttgttttgtttttctttgtgttgtttctttttttttattctctCAATTTACATTTTTTCTTATAATACAGTACTTTTTTTTAAATTCACTGTTTGGTATATACCAATTAACCCTTTACACATAGTTTGTTAATTATGTTACAGTTCTATAAAAAACAAAAAAACCTCTTTCATAACAAATAATGTTAATGGTGATATACAATATCTTACATTCGTTTAATGAGATATGtatacatattaaatcactaagtCAAACCAAGTCCCTACTAATTAGGTTGTAGATTACTAACAATATTTTAAAAAATCTCAGGATATTAAGTCCTAAACTGTAGGTGATTTTGTTGTTAAGTTTGTTATTGAAAATCATATCAATTATATTTTCAACTTCATATACTACGGCCATTAATTTTTTTTAGTCTCTATTTAAAAGCCTACCAAGCTTTTTATTCCACAATTACATTGTACATGCTTCTTCACATAAGTCTTCAGCATCCGGTTTGTTTTCATTTCACCAGGTAAAGATTATCTTACTATCTATATAGAATAACTATACAAATCGTTTTTTCCATATACTTTCCTACGTTACTTTATTCTATGTGAAAAATGTTTTTGTTGTTTCTGTGCAAATCAGATGAATACAGACAAAACAACTGAATCTTTACCTATAAACAATGATCAACATACTACTGACGAATCTATTCAAGATGAAAAAGATGCATCAGAACAGGTATGTGTTGTACCTCATGGCAATTTCTAAGTTTTTATACTTATACTTACTAATTATcattacataatgataatactttttaataacatAACAATCTATCTACTTATGTTTTATAGCTGAGAAAGAAACGAGCCAGATCTGCTGAGGCTTCAAGGCGTTGTAGAGATCGACAAAAGGTACATCGTAATATTACAATAAATCAAACCATAAGTATTCATAAAATTTTATTAACAACAATACATGTCAATTCTTTTAACATGTCTTTAAAACAGATATACGTTGATCAATTGGAAAAACTTATACAAGATCAAAAAAATCAGATTGAAACATTAATCCAAACACAAATTCaggtatacacacacacacacacacacacacacacacacacacacacacacacatatatatatatatatatatatatatatatatatatatatatatatatatatatatatatatatatatatatatatatttattacttacGTAAAGATTAtaattaccataatataatcatCAGGAAAACACGTGTGGATTCGCAATCAGGTATGTTTACAAAACTACCATTGTTATTGCATATAACTTAATTACTGTATTACTGAATTCAGATTGCATATACTTAATCTTATTAATTTTTTCTTAAATTATATTGTAGATATTACAAACTTTGGACTTTTTTTCCGAGATTGGTCTAAAAAATTTGACAACCTTATTGCTACTCTACAACGTCAAATGTATGTAAATAATGATGCTGCTCACATTTATCCGGTAATACAGCTCTTGAATGATCACTATTTAGAGTTATTAAATACCAAGAAACAATTAGCAAAAAAATGTGTGATGTCAATCATAGATGTCAAATGGCTGCAACCTACACTTTCAACTATTATGTGGATTGGTGGTATTCGTCCGTCGAATATAATAAAGGTATAACTCGAGATACTTATATTACTTCATACGTCTTAAGTACGTTAATATTTAACTATAACCAAACAAAAAAAATTCATACAAATGTTAACACTAAATAATGAATATCGTTTACATATTATATCAATTTACTAATTAAATTCATTTCTAACTGTTTTTCAAATTACGTTGCAGCTAATACTCAACCACATTGAGTTGTCTACTCAACAGTTAGCCAAAATAGAAAACTTGAAACTACTAACCCTACAACAAGAGACGCAGCTTATAAATAAGGTGCATACATTGAAGCACGAAATATCAGAAACATTTGTAGGTAAAAGTTTTGTTGATAAAGGAGATACTGCAGCTATGTCAAATTACACAAACAATATGTTTGAACAGATTGGTAGATTATCAGCTATGGAAAACTACTTATCTCAGGTGACTTTAATACACAGAGTATGTTTCTTGCAAGTGTATCAACAATAATAATTTGACATATAATTGTTTGCTAATGCTCTTTACAAGCAGGCGGATACCCTACGAGCAACTACATACAAGGAAATACAGACTATACTCACACTAAGACAAACAGTTATGGCTTTTTACGTTGTTCATAAACATGTCATGCGTCTTCAATCATGGAATAATTTGTGGGAATCAAGACCGGAAGTTTGACTGCATTGTtatctttttttaattttttacaaTGACGAAATGTTATTTTTAGATTTAAACTATATATTGATTTATATTACTTTTGCAAACAGAAAGCGTATACATTAATGTCATAGACCCATTCCAGAACTGTCTCATCGTTATTGACTCAAATAACCCCGCGATTTCGCGGGTCTCCAGCTAGTGAAGTATTCAAGTCAAAAAATAAATGGACAATTCACGAAACAATTTCCAAACCACAATAACCATCGGTGtaaatttttttaaattaaattgagaGAAATTAAATTAAATGGATTGTTTATATGAACGTGCAAATCCAAGATTCAACATCACACGAGCATTCCTCGTTACATCCTGACCGTTCATTTACCAACTAGATAACATGTTTTCAGATCATTTATTTTTATATGAAAAAATAAATCGCGATAGCAACGTTGTTTAACCGTCCGCCCTACATCAAATCATTAAATCCTAAATTCTTCACTCATTCATCGACAATTTCATTTTCATCATCCATTCCCTctctttctttttccttttctaataaaataaaaataaaaactaaaaacattATTTTCCATGGAATCTCCAAATCGGTGTTCCGTTATCATCATTGGTGCTGGAATTTCAGGTATAATACTTTAATTTttcatttaaaaatttataaatataaatatacgataaaggaaaaataaaattatattataGGTATATCGGCAGCTAAGATGTTAGCGAAAAATGGAGTCGAGGACATTTTGATTTTAGAGGCTACGGATAGCATCGGAGGACGGGTTAAGAAACAAGAATTTGGCAACATATCGGTCGAGCTAGGGGCAGGGTGGATCGCGGGTGTTGGTGGTAAACAACCAAATCCTATTTGGGAACTAGCTGTTCGATCCGGTCTTCGCACATGTTTCTCCGATTATAGCAATGCTCGTTACAATATTTACGATTCAATGTACATTCACGATTCATAATTACTTATATACAAATCTTTCAAAACTTAGACGTTAGATTGTGAACACTTCTAAattataatctataataataataataatttgtagtaTTAGAACTGTTCACGTTCTAGTGTTATACTGTTCTAGTGTTATACGGTGCACACCTTATGTACCATATAAAGTTAAACATTAGATTGTGTGATGTTCTTGATACAAAATTTATAGTATTAGAACTGTCGTTCTAACGTCGAACGGTACACACCATGTGTACCATAAAAGTTGAACGTTGTAGGATCGTTTCTGTCAAACAACATGTTCAATAGTTGTGTAGTTCTTGATTAAAAGTTCATAATATTAGAACTGTCCATGTTCTAACGTCAAATGAAACTTTATGTATGATAAACTGTCCATGTTCTAACGTCCAACATTTGAACAAAACCTTTATGaagattatgtttttttttttttagtgggaAGATATTTCCAAGTGAGGTGGCCGGAGAGACGTATAAGAAGGCGGTTGAGTCGGCGATTCGAAAACTACAAACCACCGATCAGCTAGAAAATGCTGACGTGTCCCATGTTAAACAACTTTCCACGTAAGTATATCCCATATATCGTTTTCAAGCACACGTAAATAGATTCCCCTTCACATAAATGTATTTTACTCGTGGAATGTGACATTTAATCTCCAATTTTGATTTAATTattgtttatttatattttattattagggTACCAGAAACGCCAATTGAGCTGGCAATTGATTTTTTACTTCATGATTTCGAAATGGCAggtttatttctatttttatttatggAAACATTATAGAAATTTATtaccgagtattattattattattacagtattatttttGCTCATGCATTATCATCAAGATGGATCATAAGAACGTTCCCGTCTTGAACCACATCAAGGGGGGTGCGCGCCTTGTCCTTTTGGGCATTGACGCCCAACTCTTCGTCTTCACATATGTATGTGTTTTTATGGGTCGGTATGTTTATGTGTTTGTGTTTAATTGCATTTACGGCATTCAGATTTTGGTCACTGTCTTAGTCCTTTATCAGTGAGTTTGTGTTAGGAAACTTTGTAAAGTTATATGCAACAGTTAAATTGGAAGTGATTAAAATATTGTTTTCTTTCAATTTATTTATTTACTCCTTTTTATGTATATTCATGTCAGCTTGAAAGtcaaagtttatttaattatttttcataaatataaacAACACCACATATTTTATCAGTGAGTTTGAAAgtcaaaataaataatgataatgatttagtTAATGTGCAATATTGAAAAAACAATTGATGAATATATTATTTTGAAAGTTAAAACTTCACACTCATATAACTTATATCCATATTTAAAATTGTTGCACTTCAAACTTGAAAGTTAGGTGTTGTCTTATTTTCTGGGACAATTATGTTTTGTGCCAAAGATGGTTGTAAACAACTCCTTGAGACCTTGACATATTAAATATCTAAACTTTGGCTCATAGCACGTAGTTTTGGACATCCCTTTTTATCTACTTTAAGGAAGTGTTTAGTTTTACATGATTAAACAACTATATCTTTGATTCTTTGAAAAGAAAGCAATATTTAGTTAATTACACAGTTAAACATGCATATTAAGCtataaaaatttaattaattatgagACTCATTGCCGGTTTTGGGTAGTACTTTAAAAATCTTTTGATATATGAATTGGCTGGCTGATTAAATTAATCTATTTTACAGAAGTTGAACCAATATCAACATACGTCGATTTTGGCGAAAGAGAGTACTTGGTAGCGGATGGGCGAGGTTACGAATATTTACTCTACAAAATGGCAGAGGAATTTTTGTTTACGTTGAATGGCAAAATTTCGGACAATCGATTAAAACTTAACACGGTTAGTAAATAAGTAACATACATATTCTGCTGTTGATTGAGATTTGAGAGTCCAAGTTGTGTGATCTTTTATCTGCCAGTTATGTCATTTGTTTTATTAGCCAACATACAGCTAGTAATCTTCTGTCCATTTATTTGAGACTCAAAAGTACTAAAAAAAGGTTAAATTGATTTTTTGGTGGCCCATATTGATAAATCTATCTTTTTTTTTTCGAACAGCAACATGATAAATCTATCTATTGTACATAAAATAAAGAATAAAAGCATAACGTAATTGTTTTACGTAACTTTCATAATTTTCGATCAACTTTTTATTTACTTGAGATAGGAGACGTGTAATTTATGATAAAATACCAAATATTAGTTCTATCCTAGTGCTCTATGCACTATTGATTATTGAAAGATGAGGAAACCAGTAGTCATGAAAATAAGCAGATAATCAGATCACACATTTTTCTAGACTTGCATATAC
This genomic stretch from Rutidosis leptorrhynchoides isolate AG116_Rl617_1_P2 chromosome 11, CSIRO_AGI_Rlap_v1, whole genome shotgun sequence harbors:
- the LOC139875380 gene encoding uncharacterized protein, whose translation is MNKALRKKQLKVETPEDRRLQNSCKSPLSTIGSNSPLGISNIDSVNSTSTTKTKRIGRPPKYKLSPSDTIPFSLENINKNAGSLSQPSSSAGNIATKSSSQLHTIRSPLSDITKSHGNTSYVTPGKKKLGRNPKYVLQNTFGNQELPIKQELTVKRRGRPPKYKFSDEEMIPLDLPDGMNDNTIGDDDDNKKFSGRSLEYRDLGDPIYICTSCKARLWKSEAMRGNPSFTRKAYSLCCLNDKVELPPLNDPPQLLLDLFTGQSEHGKNFMENIRRYNMIFSFTSIGGKIDHSINNGNGPYVYRMQGQNYHLVGSLLPEPGQDPRFCQLYIYDTGNEVDNRINSYGNGSSKSTSNQNSLLPNTVHRLKGLLDHVNPLVKKFRMARDRLDMDEDEPIQIKLIGSRAQDGRTYNLPTANEVAAIIIGDIDGSCDKRDIVLDHRRKGLRRISELQPSYLALQYPLLFPYAQDGYRVDILHKGVEIEDATGHARLTLREFFAYRLQMRVGEKSLILMSRKLLQQFMVDAYTMVENTRLHYIRNNQKAFRVAQISSLHEAQETGNYDVSAMGTRITLPSSFTGGARYMYANYMDAMAIVRSFGPPDLFITLTSNPKWPEVLRVLAPLNLNREDRPDIVTRVFKMKLDSLYDQIKDEKMFGYLRGGLYVIEFQKRGLPHVHMILWLDKTEATPNASEIDRFISAEIPDKDEDPELYSLVSDFMMHGPCGEKHKECPCMRSGTCSKGFPKDFTNESHFDADGFPVYKRRNDGNFIMKKGEKLDNRHVVGYNKSLLRQYQAHMNIEWCNQFGSIKYLFKYINKGPDRISAQFHANNNNSANNSANQAQTTTTVRDEINEYYSCRYLSACEAAWRIFNYEIVFRSPAVYRLSFHLPNQQPIVYDGDDCMEQVINKPSVGASQFIEWMKYNEENPDGRQYTYVEFPRHYVWNATPRKWSKRQGQKTVARLHYVHPKSGEAYYLRIMLNKVRGPTCYEDLRTVDGIIYDTFKEACYAMGLLDDDKEYIASIKEVHQWSTWNACRSHFVSLITTDSITFPDRVWKETCDLLSDDLAREVPERLKSNDPETFRRVLHNIALSRIEKDLNSAGYSLRNIPNMPFPDLEFV